The sequence CTTACGATAGAcaatgaaactaaaaataataagatttaatattatatttatattaggcagacaaaatattttatatttatttacctattccTAGCCATAAAATAAGATAGAACatgttggtaaaaatatttttaactgcacATAGAACTGGTAAATTTGGTTGTACATTGATATTAAATGAAGTGTCAAAACCAATGGGTGAGTCAGTATAGGTTTTtgcaatacttttaaataattcaactaaTTCTTCAACTTCCCTTGATGGTAAATTTTCATGAGttgaaatatattcaaatatagttTGAGCATCCACAGTTGGTTCTATATCTGACTTTTCACATTGGTTCTTGATATATTTATCTTGAACTTGGGATACCAAAGAGCTATATAAATGTTGTACTCTTTTTTGTTCTGTATCACAGTCCAACCCTTGTAGACTTTTTTTGGCACATAAGGAGTTTAAAATACCtgcaattttaattcattattataatatattgtgatattattaacattgaatacataatatcgtcagttaaaaaaaaaattgttccaaATAATGTACATCACACTTTATCTACAAATGTAAAAAGAACTAAATCATAacagtgttaaaataatataattgtgataCTAGCAGTAgtcttataacaaataattatgagAATCACTTAATACATTGTTTAAGGTCATTACTACTAGTAATGCAAAATTAATTGAATCATACTAGTTTTAATACGCCCCTATACTTTAGGATAGCTGCCACTGTACttcacattatattttttgatatttatattaaagtaatttattttattttactattagtattacgagaggttaaataatttttttccgaaagtaatgcaattattttattataatatataaatatattaataccatattataatttttttttattgacttgaGTCAATACCAcgttataaaacagtgaatagTTTCATggtataaattgataatatcttaaaatttcattgcatattgtaaaattgataatatatatacaatgtaaattatctataaatagattaaaaacataaaaaaatattttggaaattatacTATGCAAAAAAAGAAATGATGAACACTTGGTGAAATCAAAAGTTCCCATAGTTATATtcagtcaaaaataataataaaataaagacataattttgttaaaaactggcTTAGCGTAATAAAACTTTGTTTTtcctcattatttttttatttttcataatttttacaaaatgaactgggaaatttttatttttgacactCCCAAGgtaccaactagatccaatttttaaCTAGAAACCACCTTCAAAGTTGAAAAACAAAGGATAAACACTATACACataaatgtaaaatcaataaattcatcgcTCCtccttagaatctaaaaaattacatatttaattaatcagtTGCCAGAGGTGAGCTTAATGATAGTGACTAAAGACAATTTAGCAAAAATTCTggggtttattataattttagaaaaatgcaAGATACTTTATAGACGGATGCAATTTATAGGAAGATAGAGGCTCAGTAATTCTTAaaagatttttgtttaaatttaaattattatacatttacttaatattacaagcaataattttatgttaaaattacaaattgcatggttaattaaaaataataaaattataaattttagttttttttttgcattaatatttttagtattaatttcataaattattgattttttatggttcacaaaaatttaatatgtaattaataataataagcaattaaaagtaaattgatgatattaaaataataaatataattttttttcatatttttacctGAAGGTAATATAACTGTACTCGATTGTATAGAAGTGAAATATAATCcaaaaattactacaaaaaacccaataaaaagtaatattatatactgggtATTTCTTGTATAGCCATTTCCCAGATTCCTTTGTTGTGTTGGTTGAATATATctcctataaaattaaaaaaaaagcagtattaattttttgttattaataaaatattgtttaacaaaCCTTGAATTTTGAGAATAAATTGATGAAACCGGGGATGGAAAATCAAACTGCGAAGTATTTGACACAtcaattttatctatatattaaaaaaatgatacaataaattaaaccattatttttaacactcactatttaactattataattggttaaatGAGGTTACATCCGTGTGGGTAGTctttaaattaccaaatttgAATTCAGTACTTAGGAAAAGACtggtttagtaaattattttcaataaccaagttaattttctataattagACTGGACTTATTgcatttacatacatttattttaatctattacaattttaaaaacatcaaaatcactaacatattattttattagtttttcaaaaatgttcattaacGACACTATCCtaagaaattttttaaaaaacaattttgttacaTTTCAATTTATACATGTTGCTATTggtatattacaaaatttacgTAAGTAATTGTCATGtaactttttgtaaattaaataaagatacAGTTATTAGAAATGGCTAGAGATAATGATACATTCAAATTCTAACTTACAGCTGATTCCATCAATGTTAGTctcatttattgttaatatacttCATTCGTCGAGAGAATATATTTGCACACAAACCAAAACAAGAGCATTATATATAATgagataacattttaattttttaaattcttagattttggttttttaaattcttaagattTTGGTTTGGGTTTgtgaatagtttttttaattttgaggaTTTAGTTATAACATCATtgggatttttataaataaattcaaacatattattccttaatatataatgaaattaattttttgtacggTTTATTAAGttctttaattttagattttcaaatttttaggtTTCGTTgttgaaaaaatgaaatttcaattttttccaGCAGCATTCAGCACCAGATTGGCATGATATTGGCCTACCGAGTTTTAGAATTTCTAATGTTTTATGACAGTTACAGCTACCGTATgacttaaataattcaaatcaaatattttttctataaatgtttgtactaatttatcacaaaaataaaaataaatacaaccaaATACTCAAATCCGGCCCAGTGAGTTATACTCGGTAGCTAGCAAGACCAATCCAGCCCTGGcagcattataaatatatatttttaatgcacaTATGATGAATATggtttagataaaatataaattgattagacTTTATaaccaattttataaatttaaatcttattgGCTTACTTTGAGATTGATTCATCATTTTTTCTTTCCATCTTTGAATAGCTTGATCAGCATAAGGTGTTTCAGTTACAGGATTCGAACGTGGACTTCGAAAAACAGGTTCTCGTGGAGTTATACTAACACTAGAGTCATAaagtcttgatttttttttttcagtctgTATTTCAGGTAGTTTGTTAGAAAACTTTTTGGTTTCTGtaaagtatcaaaatattttaacattttgaatgAAACGATCATAGCCACAATACCAACAGACCTGTATACAAATAAGAGTTTTTTTCCTCGTCTTCGCTAGCAGAATGATTCCAGTTTGATACATTTATCAAGGATATATCATTTGATTTGGGGGATTCAATTTGACTCGAATGGCGGCTCTCAAGATCCGCAAGCTTTTTCAGCAACAATCTTCTGGTCGAATTGGTGACCGGAGGAACGACAGTGTTGAAGGTCAACAGGCGTCGCCGCAGTTCTTGGTCAGAAATACTCTCACCCATTGCACGGCTGAAAACCAAaaacctactattattatttgtaaatgaaCATTCATATCAGACAACAGAAGGAAAGTTCGTTAACAGAATTGTGCTGTATTATGAGAGCGGCAATAATCGAACACAGAGGAGACTGAAGTTGTTAGATTTTTAGCCCAATTGTAGTACTCACGACTGGGTTGCGTTTACGGGAGAAAATGAACCACAACAACTGTTTGGTGGTCGGCGACGTCAGTACCGGCGTCGTTTGTTCGGTCAGAGGCGGTGGTTCAAAATCTTCAACGTTATTAGGGCGACCATAACAGCCGGCGGATACAGCCGTTTGATCCCTGTCGTTTAATCGAAATCGACAGAACGGTACGCGACAATCAGTTAGGAATTTggccgtttttatattttaacctacaatgagataaatgataatagtgtatattatgtcTTATTGGACGCGAAAATTCCGTTATTTTAATCAGTTCGCTGCGAGCGCAACCTTGGTGCTTACGCCGCCGATACCGGAATACCGGATACACAACATCATTACGACCACGACCGTatggtatgtgtatatatatacatataaataataatatattattatgcacaatacaatagtacaatattaaacattatgtgTATGGCCGGTGCCGTGCGCGCACTACGCACGTACAACACGCACATTTTTCGCAGTGTTGCAAGCGCTGATCCCGTGTCGACAGCCAGCCAGTGTAGCCATAACGCCATTTCCCCGGCCCCTccgacaaaatttattttatcgtctGGACGCGGTAAAAGGTTCTCGTTTAGTTTTAATATCCTAACCTGAAATACGAGatggtaatcactaatcagcaTCGCCAACAAAGTGTTGTTAACGtaccttttaatttttaggtatagAAATCCGTTTAATTCCTCATTCTTATAAAAAAGTATCTGGTTCCTCACTTTATGTAgcttacaattttacattaatactttaataaaatattttattatagtatccaataattattataatgaacatcTGTTAACATTaatcgtttaaataattaattttgtaaaatttgaacCAGGAGCaccatttcaattttaaaataaggctGCCAAACATTTAATGTCAAATTTTTCCACTGTTAGAtcatagtaataaactaataacaaagaAGTGTATTATTCTATAAAGATAGGGCGACGTtccataataaattttatactattcgTAGAAGTCTCACATACACCTCATAATCTTAAGAAAGacatataagataatttatttcaaaaaaccgTCAATAGGTGATCGTGGACTGACTTTTTATATGCTAATATTATTTCGTACGCGCACTAAATCGTGTGTGGagtttcaaaaatcaaaaaagtaaTTGCTTCATCCAGATAATGCATAGGTACaatagattttcaaaaaaatggtttttcgaGGCCTTGAGTAGCAAATTTttggattataaaaattattattgttttaaaagataGAACGATGTTTCCTCGACCATTCTACCTTATTTTTAGAAGTCAAACAACACTACTTTACACGCCAAAAAAcacgttaaattaaaattaaatttaaaccagCCACAGGTGGCCGTGGCtcatataagaaaaataaaattgacatttttaaagataaagtTTCAAAGTTAAAAACTTACTCCTTCACTCTAATAAtgcatacataattttttttaaattggttttttgtgGCTTTTAGTAATACACATTTTAAGATAtttgcaattataatttttcttaaatagaTAGGGTGATATTCCGTTCAATGTTTTAGCCTATTTGTAACTATCTCATAAATACCCTTCACtgttataaaaacgaaaaattagtatttattttttgatgttttataacaattgtataatttttaaatctgaagataagaattataatttacaaatatccGACTCCAAGCTAACTGATGgtaatttattttggaaaata is a genomic window of Rhopalosiphum padi isolate XX-2018 chromosome 4, ASM2088224v1, whole genome shotgun sequence containing:
- the LOC132929931 gene encoding inner nuclear membrane protein Man1 — its product is MGESISDQELRRRLLTFNTVVPPVTNSTRRLLLKKLADLESRHSSQIESPKSNDISLINVSNWNHSASEDEEKNSYLYTETKKFSNKLPEIQTEKKKSRLYDSSVSITPREPVFRSPRSNPVTETPYADQAIQRWKEKMMNQSQNKIDVSNTSQFDFPSPVSSIYSQNSRRYIQPTQQRNLGNGYTRNTQYIILLFIGFFVVIFGLYFTSIQSSTVILPSGILNSLCAKKSLQGLDCDTEQKRVQHLYSSLVSQVQDKYIKNQCEKSDIEPTVDAQTIFEYISTHENLPSREVEELVELFKSIAKTYTDSPIGFDTSFNINVQPNLPVLCAVKNIFTNMFYLILWLGIVSLSIVSLYFGICYMTTKSEKHKQEVNRLVENIIDLLKQQAQYRPNEGYLPIIHIRDQLIPPNERQKKSKIWTEVEQYFTESESRVRSEIQQIDGEDFQVWRWVQPMSPVTVKKVWQGQAFETNEGSMNSPQPSPTSCLKIRHMFGPDSMLGVDCETRVKDAILEKCESVEVLHLSVDRSSHEGCVYVKCASPAEAGKAYRQLHGFWYDGKLVTVKFLRLERYHQRFPDAVSTTIPLMPSNNEKRSLQ